One Megasphaera vaginalis (ex Bordigoni et al. 2020) DNA window includes the following coding sequences:
- a CDS encoding PilN domain-containing protein — protein sequence MGNSVSWRFLIRKALDSSMRFDLTERENGLWEKKAVRYLYSFSLYGLIIALLLLATANGVLYCRICKQKQVYEAYFWPSQQKIEEQNAALQTVLDYSRKVNADRGVHWSALLVSLAETRPSSVTVTSLQADKGKLFIEGRTPDRKALTEWQGKLRQLKAMTNIALRKTANDKNGNISFSMEGETFSEGKNEN from the coding sequence GTGGGAAATTCCGTATCTTGGCGCTTTCTTATTCGAAAAGCTTTAGATTCGTCCATGCGTTTCGATTTGACGGAACGGGAAAACGGCTTATGGGAAAAAAAGGCGGTACGGTATCTGTACAGCTTTTCCCTATACGGGTTGATCATCGCTTTGCTGCTGCTGGCGACAGCGAATGGCGTATTATATTGCAGAATTTGCAAACAGAAACAGGTGTATGAGGCGTATTTTTGGCCAAGTCAGCAAAAAATTGAGGAGCAGAACGCGGCGCTTCAAACGGTGCTGGACTACAGCCGGAAAGTAAATGCAGACCGAGGCGTTCATTGGAGTGCACTGCTGGTCTCTTTGGCGGAGACCAGGCCGAGTTCCGTAACGGTGACGTCGTTACAAGCGGATAAAGGAAAGCTTTTCATCGAAGGACGGACGCCGGACCGGAAGGCGTTGACGGAATGGCAGGGGAAACTCAGGCAGTTGAAAGCAATGACGAATATCGCCTTACGCAAAACGGCAAATGATAAGAACGGCAACATTTCCTTTTCTATGGAAGGAGAAACGTTTTCGGAGGGGAAAAATGAAAACTGA
- a CDS encoding pilus assembly protein, whose translation MKTDSAKRHLIVLIIVFLITAGLIVVCRQLYAKSAAWDEALQNAARYQAASEQAPGNPHNRFRPAEDPPDLETVIDMNGKACHLLLLSMQSLPDQNRSVEVEFTGAYGDAICFLNRMEGASPLIRCRVKKMERREGTIYTLMEVESR comes from the coding sequence ATGAAAACTGATTCGGCCAAACGGCACCTGATTGTTCTAATTATCGTGTTTTTAATAACGGCAGGACTCATTGTCGTTTGCCGTCAGTTGTATGCAAAGAGCGCCGCCTGGGACGAGGCGCTGCAGAACGCGGCGCGTTACCAGGCGGCGTCGGAACAGGCGCCCGGTAACCCGCATAACCGGTTCCGTCCGGCAGAGGATCCGCCAGATCTGGAAACGGTAATCGATATGAACGGCAAGGCTTGTCATCTGCTTCTTCTTTCCATGCAATCCCTGCCGGATCAAAACAGAAGCGTTGAGGTGGAATTCACAGGGGCATATGGCGATGCGATCTGTTTTTTGAACCGCATGGAAGGGGCATCACCTCTTATACGGTGTCGCGTAAAGAAGATGGAAAGAAGAGAAGGGACTATTTATACACTCATGGAGGTGGAGAGCCGATAG
- a CDS encoding shikimate kinase has translation MKRNIVLVGMMGSGKSHIGRKLAQRLNWQFVDTDRKIERSVGMSISDFYRHEGEKAFREKEFNILQQVSRYHEAIISFGGNFPMNIEAYRVLHRYGYIIALQSDPHRVEERVGRHIGKRPTVDYGNLHEFVIKMIRSWEDIYSYCDYVVDTTRGGASQLVETIVEEIDRQGVSFAERKQKEYE, from the coding sequence ATGAAACGTAATATTGTTCTTGTCGGCATGATGGGAAGCGGAAAAAGTCATATCGGACGTAAACTGGCGCAACGGTTGAATTGGCAGTTTGTCGATACGGATCGCAAAATAGAACGGTCCGTAGGCATGAGTATTTCCGACTTTTACCGGCATGAGGGAGAAAAAGCATTTCGGGAAAAAGAATTCAATATACTGCAGCAAGTCAGCCGGTATCATGAAGCGATCATCTCTTTTGGCGGCAATTTCCCGATGAATATTGAAGCTTATAGAGTTTTACACCGATATGGATATATTATTGCGCTGCAGTCGGATCCGCATCGTGTGGAGGAACGCGTAGGACGGCATATTGGCAAGCGCCCTACCGTGGATTACGGCAATCTTCATGAATTTGTCATAAAAATGATACGGTCTTGGGAAGACATTTATTCGTATTGTGATTATGTGGTCGATACGACACGGGGCGGTGCGTCGCAGCTTGTAGAGACCATTGTTGAAGAAATTGACCGGCAAGGTGTCAGCTTTGCTGAACGTAAGCAAAAGGAGTATGAGTAA
- a CDS encoding biotin transporter BioY, translated as MRCFHSLQTARVSVLCALFTALIAIGAFIRVPLPYCPFTLQFFFTTLAGMVLGKRGAIATGTYVLLGLIGLPIFTAGGGPAYVLQPTFGYLLGFIGGTWLTGYLVEKGVNLTGTYLLVAALSGLAVVYSCGIAYVYFINTVYLQSPIGLWPLFLYCFLLAVPGDICLSLLAAFFYKRIRPFVSLPARREGEK; from the coding sequence ATGCGTTGTTTTCATTCACTACAAACGGCAAGAGTTTCCGTTCTCTGCGCTCTCTTTACGGCGTTAATCGCCATCGGCGCCTTCATTCGGGTACCGCTGCCATATTGCCCTTTCACGCTGCAATTTTTCTTTACAACCTTAGCCGGCATGGTTCTCGGCAAACGCGGCGCAATTGCTACCGGAACATACGTTCTTCTCGGGCTCATCGGCTTACCGATCTTTACTGCCGGCGGTGGCCCCGCCTATGTGCTGCAACCTACTTTCGGCTATCTGCTCGGCTTTATCGGCGGCACGTGGCTGACAGGTTATCTGGTCGAAAAAGGCGTCAACTTGACCGGCACGTATCTGCTGGTTGCAGCGCTGTCCGGTCTGGCCGTCGTTTACAGTTGCGGCATTGCCTACGTATACTTCATCAATACCGTCTACCTGCAATCGCCGATTGGGCTCTGGCCGCTTTTTTTGTATTGTTTTCTCCTCGCCGTACCGGGCGATATTTGTCTCTCCCTGTTGGCGGCATTCTTTTATAAGCGCATCCGGCCCTTTGTCTCACTGCCGGCGAGAAGGGAGGGGGAAAAATGA
- a CDS encoding GspE/PulE family protein: MDKRLPHLKGTARELIDALLEKAVSFRASDVHIEPMDNMVRIRLRIDGVLMTLGYIQRDKLEAMLVRLKVLASLDIAMKRLPQDGRFFWEDCGRRFDLRLSTMPTIRGEKAVLRILDAVSASLTLTQLGLTECVIKEIRSVIRLQHGLFIVSGPTGSGKSTTLYAILHELDAATVSIATLEDPVEYKVDGFCQSQVHAKGGVEFHNGLRALLRQDPDILVIGEIRDRETAEIAVRASLTGHLVLTTLHASSALDAVTRLLDMGIEAYLVADALSGIAAQRLARRLCPQCRSGGSRGPGCAHCHQCGYYGRFCLCEIVPVRYHVRAAVRNGAGKDLLSAAAIKDGALFFHDAAAAALQEGLTDADEIDRVCTE; the protein is encoded by the coding sequence ATGGATAAGAGGCTGCCGCACTTAAAAGGAACGGCGCGGGAGTTGATTGACGCCTTGCTTGAAAAAGCAGTGTCTTTCCGGGCCAGTGACGTTCACATTGAGCCTATGGACAATATGGTGCGAATACGTTTGCGCATTGACGGCGTACTGATGACGCTGGGCTATATTCAGCGTGATAAACTGGAGGCCATGTTAGTACGCCTGAAGGTGTTGGCTTCTTTGGATATTGCCATGAAGCGGTTGCCTCAAGACGGGCGCTTCTTCTGGGAAGACTGCGGCAGGCGTTTTGATTTGCGCCTCAGCACGATGCCGACGATACGTGGGGAAAAAGCGGTCTTGCGTATATTGGACGCCGTTTCGGCAAGCCTGACGCTGACCCAGCTCGGGTTGACGGAATGCGTCATCAAAGAAATCAGATCGGTCATTCGCCTTCAGCACGGCTTGTTCATCGTCAGCGGTCCGACGGGAAGCGGCAAATCTACTACGTTGTATGCGATTCTGCACGAGCTGGATGCGGCTACTGTAAGCATTGCAACGTTGGAAGACCCTGTGGAATACAAGGTGGACGGTTTCTGTCAAAGTCAAGTTCACGCCAAAGGCGGCGTGGAGTTTCATAATGGACTGCGGGCGCTGCTGCGTCAGGATCCGGATATTCTCGTGATCGGCGAGATTCGTGACAGAGAAACGGCGGAAATTGCCGTTCGCGCATCGTTGACCGGTCATTTAGTGTTAACGACGCTGCATGCTTCTTCCGCGTTGGACGCGGTGACGCGCCTGTTGGACATGGGGATTGAGGCTTATCTCGTTGCAGATGCCCTCAGCGGCATTGCCGCGCAGCGGTTGGCACGCCGTCTTTGTCCGCAGTGCCGCAGCGGCGGCAGCCGCGGCCCCGGCTGTGCGCATTGTCATCAGTGCGGCTATTACGGCCGCTTTTGCCTCTGTGAAATCGTGCCTGTACGATATCATGTCAGAGCCGCCGTGCGGAACGGTGCCGGTAAAGATCTCCTGTCGGCGGCGGCAATAAAGGACGGCGCGCTGTTTTTTCATGACGCGGCTGCAGCTGCATTGCAGGAAGGATTAACCGATGCGGACGAAATTGATCGGGTCTGTACAGAATGA
- a CDS encoding prepilin peptidase, with protein MIKNMLVWPVSVWFVTAVAASLVIVCTDLACFWIPDLPVLLLGAANVAALAGGLFRPDPLVSLAAALFFTLLYVFFPGGMGSGDLKLFLALLPGCICCGVCVLVLCAFWTAFPAALAQYWLCRKKMLPFAPFLIVGWWFSLFWGKEWLQWTGI; from the coding sequence ATGATAAAAAATATGCTGGTATGGCCGGTATCCGTCTGGTTTGTGACGGCAGTTGCCGCTTCGCTGGTCATTGTTTGTACCGATCTCGCCTGTTTTTGGATACCCGATTTACCGGTACTGCTTTTAGGCGCCGCCAACGTCGCCGCTTTGGCCGGTGGTTTGTTTCGCCCGGATCCTCTCGTATCCTTGGCCGCCGCGTTGTTCTTCACGTTGTTGTATGTCTTCTTTCCCGGCGGTATGGGCAGCGGCGACCTGAAGTTGTTTTTGGCCCTCCTGCCGGGCTGCATCTGTTGCGGCGTCTGCGTGCTCGTTCTCTGTGCTTTTTGGACGGCTTTTCCGGCGGCGTTGGCGCAGTATTGGTTGTGCAGGAAGAAGATGTTGCCCTTCGCGCCTTTTTTAATTGTCGGCTGGTGGTTTTCCCTATTCTGGGGAAAGGAATGGCTGCAATGGACAGGCATATAA
- a CDS encoding prepilin cleavage protein translates to MLTELLVAVAVLLLLLSSALPRAGRYGAAHAVDLAARETVMELQHIREHALGNGKRYGDRWIISLRSGGYTVLHNGAAVRERSYPKNVCVASYGGRQCYFEFDDKGKPLGKHMQIILRQENAAYERKIIIAAQTGRIRIE, encoded by the coding sequence ATGTTGACAGAGTTGCTAGTTGCCGTCGCTGTGCTGCTCCTGCTTCTTTCCTCTGCCCTTCCTCGTGCCGGCAGATACGGAGCGGCTCATGCAGTCGATTTGGCGGCTCGTGAAACGGTGATGGAGTTGCAGCATATTCGTGAACATGCCTTGGGAAACGGCAAGCGCTACGGAGACCGATGGATCATTTCCCTTCGCAGCGGCGGATATACGGTACTTCATAACGGTGCGGCCGTTAGGGAGCGGTCATATCCGAAAAACGTGTGTGTCGCCAGTTACGGAGGGAGGCAATGTTATTTTGAATTTGATGATAAAGGAAAGCCGTTGGGAAAGCATATGCAGATTATTTTGCGTCAGGAAAATGCTGCCTATGAACGCAAAATTATCATCGCCGCGCAGACAGGCAGAATACGGATTGAATAA
- the pfkA gene encoding 6-phosphofructokinase, whose protein sequence is MISKIAVLTSGGDAPGMNAAIRGVTRYAIHKGLSVEGVIRGYEGLLSRQLKPLGRRDVGEIIHRGGTMLRTARCLEFLREEVQEEAAAYLREQGVDALVVIGGDGSLRGAQALSRLGIHTVVIPGTIDCDMMGTEYTLGFDTAVNTVLQSVNKIRDTAFSHERVAVVEVMGRHAGFIALYAGMAAGAEAVLIPEHPVDLEALCRHLYESHSMKKMSSIVIVAEGAAKGSDVVEYIKKHSYLEPNLTVLGYVQRGGSPTAHDAIMASRYAQVAVESLLAGLYDCVVGTIDGRIVAMPYKEAEKLHFAIDERMYELILDLGR, encoded by the coding sequence ATGATTAGTAAAATTGCTGTGCTGACGAGTGGCGGCGATGCGCCGGGGATGAATGCGGCTATTCGCGGCGTAACGCGTTATGCGATTCACAAGGGGCTGAGCGTCGAAGGCGTGATTCGGGGCTACGAAGGGTTGCTGAGCCGTCAGTTGAAGCCGTTGGGCAGACGTGATGTGGGAGAAATCATTCATCGCGGCGGTACGATGCTGCGTACGGCAAGATGTCTGGAATTTCTGCGGGAAGAGGTACAGGAGGAAGCGGCGGCGTATTTGCGCGAACAGGGAGTTGATGCGCTTGTCGTCATCGGCGGCGACGGTTCTTTGCGCGGGGCACAGGCACTGAGCCGCCTCGGCATTCATACGGTCGTCATTCCCGGTACGATTGACTGTGATATGATGGGGACCGAATATACGCTCGGCTTTGACACGGCGGTCAATACGGTGTTGCAGTCGGTCAATAAGATTCGCGATACGGCTTTTTCTCACGAACGCGTAGCCGTTGTTGAGGTGATGGGCAGGCACGCCGGTTTTATCGCTCTTTACGCCGGGATGGCGGCAGGAGCGGAGGCGGTTTTGATTCCTGAACATCCTGTCGATCTGGAAGCGTTGTGCCGACATCTTTATGAATCGCACAGCATGAAGAAAATGAGCAGTATCGTTATCGTTGCCGAAGGAGCGGCCAAAGGCTCCGATGTCGTTGAATATATTAAAAAACATTCGTATTTGGAGCCGAATCTGACCGTTTTGGGATATGTGCAACGCGGCGGCTCTCCGACGGCGCACGACGCGATCATGGCCAGCCGTTATGCGCAGGTAGCCGTAGAAAGTCTGCTGGCCGGTTTGTATGACTGCGTTGTCGGAACGATCGACGGCCGTATTGTGGCAATGCCGTATAAAGAGGCGGAAAAACTCCATTTTGCCATTGATGAAC
- a CDS encoding competence type IV pilus major pilin ComGC: MMNKKMNLIAFRQYRVRNGFSLLEMLIVVSIILILATIAVPKFTTAGKTAKVAKIEADIRTIDNAAALYELEKGTYPKTISVLVERDANGKSYLQFEPVLPDNSKYTIAADGTVSGTFDGVTYNSRREQIKQ, from the coding sequence ATGATGAATAAGAAGATGAACTTAATTGCCTTTCGGCAGTATCGGGTACGGAACGGCTTTTCCTTATTGGAAATGCTTATTGTCGTCAGCATTATTTTGATTTTAGCAACAATTGCGGTGCCGAAGTTTACGACAGCCGGCAAAACGGCAAAAGTGGCGAAAATAGAAGCCGATATCAGGACGATTGATAACGCCGCTGCTCTTTATGAACTTGAAAAGGGTACCTATCCGAAGACGATTAGCGTGTTGGTCGAAAGGGACGCCAACGGCAAAAGTTATTTGCAGTTCGAACCGGTTCTTCCCGATAATTCGAAATATACGATTGCCGCCGACGGTACCGTTTCCGGTACTTTTGACGGTGTGACCTATAATTCACGACGCGAACAGATAAAGCAGTAA
- a CDS encoding type II secretion system F family protein, which translates to MRRFRIEVVDREGKLRHMHISAPSEEDVDSAVAKRGWQIRTIEGEGAYFFFCFASVPKFSTARLAFFFSQLAMLLQAGLPVAESWRLICREMRKDKAAALLEEGVSKMERGMTLSAAMEGTGLFPASACRILAAGEYAGTLEGTLQLLGAYYERVGKTRQKIVQALIYPLFLLVVTSFVSVGAVLYILPVFAALFSHMQTPLPAVTRLLLSGGELIRENSIGLVLFLVAATASIWYGFGNEIRRGKIEGALCQCEKARELYLSWCWQRFSLVLAMQLGGTVPLTEAMRLAADTVDAPWFRQRVYRSLQYLEGGLSLNEAVRICAFDTPYVGVMLRVAESTGNYEAVLQSIAAYYSWRLESLSVKAGKALEPLMLLIIGTIVGIVVLCLLLPLLAMTTELSQ; encoded by the coding sequence GTGAGACGCTTTCGGATTGAAGTCGTCGACAGAGAAGGAAAGCTTCGTCATATGCATATCAGCGCGCCGTCCGAAGAAGATGTCGACAGTGCTGTGGCGAAACGGGGATGGCAGATTCGAACTATTGAAGGGGAAGGAGCATATTTTTTCTTTTGCTTCGCTTCAGTACCCAAATTCAGCACGGCAAGATTAGCCTTCTTTTTTTCACAATTGGCGATGTTGCTGCAGGCCGGGCTCCCCGTAGCGGAAAGCTGGCGCCTTATTTGTCGGGAGATGCGGAAGGACAAGGCGGCGGCCTTGTTGGAAGAGGGAGTAAGTAAAATGGAACGGGGAATGACGCTTTCAGCGGCGATGGAGGGGACCGGCTTGTTTCCGGCGTCTGCGTGCCGCATCCTGGCTGCCGGGGAATATGCCGGCACATTGGAAGGAACGTTGCAGCTTCTAGGTGCGTATTATGAAAGAGTCGGGAAAACGCGGCAAAAGATAGTACAGGCCCTTATCTATCCGCTGTTTTTGCTGGTTGTTACGAGCTTCGTATCTGTCGGCGCCGTCCTGTATATTCTGCCTGTTTTTGCAGCGCTTTTTTCTCACATGCAGACGCCGTTGCCGGCGGTAACGCGTCTTTTGTTAAGCGGCGGCGAGCTGATCAGAGAAAACAGCATTGGCCTTGTCCTTTTTTTGGTTGCCGCCACAGCTTCTATCTGGTACGGCTTCGGGAATGAAATCCGACGAGGGAAAATAGAAGGGGCGTTGTGTCAGTGTGAAAAAGCCCGAGAATTGTATTTGAGTTGGTGCTGGCAGCGCTTTTCCTTGGTACTGGCTATGCAGCTGGGCGGTACGGTTCCGCTTACAGAGGCTATGCGTCTGGCTGCAGATACGGTAGATGCCCCATGGTTTCGGCAGCGCGTTTATCGGTCTCTCCAGTATTTGGAAGGAGGCCTTTCCCTGAATGAAGCTGTCCGTATCTGCGCCTTTGACACGCCGTATGTAGGTGTAATGCTGCGTGTTGCCGAATCGACGGGGAATTACGAAGCGGTCTTGCAGTCTATTGCCGCATATTATTCCTGGCGGCTGGAGTCGTTGTCGGTAAAGGCGGGGAAAGCGCTTGAGCCGCTCATGCTGCTTATTATCGGCACTATTGTCGGCATAGTTGTTCTTTGTCTGCTTTTGCCGTTGTTGGCTATGACGACGGAACTTTCGCAATAA
- a CDS encoding type IV pilus twitching motility protein PilT, giving the protein MRTKLIGSVQNDLGRQLNGIIEKAVSRKASDIHLQEGRDPLFRCGDLLEDAGGVTVEASLLQTWLDTLGPKAEETGFASAAYTWDRGIRCRVHISRELAGIHAVIRLLYPLADLPPDEDQPFLNDLGRLKDGLILLCGPTGSGKTTAIWRILSAVNEARKCHIITLEEPIEYVLQSKETLISQREFGRHFSSYEDGLKQSLRQDPDIILIGEIRDFLTMEAALHAAETGHLVLSTLHTRSAPQAISRVVGMSPAGRQADIRCRLALILQAVLAQQGKQEEEGYRIFREILVVTPAVSQLIRSGKEYQLPAVMQTGAQFGMRTMAQALQRGRRL; this is encoded by the coding sequence ATGCGGACGAAATTGATCGGGTCTGTACAGAATGACCTGGGAAGACAGTTGAACGGGATTATAGAGAAAGCCGTTTCGCGGAAGGCTTCGGATATTCATTTGCAGGAAGGCCGTGATCCGTTGTTTCGTTGCGGCGACCTTCTGGAAGACGCAGGCGGCGTTACCGTGGAAGCGTCTTTGCTGCAAACGTGGCTCGATACGCTGGGGCCGAAAGCGGAAGAAACCGGGTTTGCGTCTGCAGCTTACACTTGGGATCGGGGGATTCGCTGTCGCGTACACATTTCCCGTGAACTGGCCGGCATACACGCTGTCATTCGTTTGCTCTATCCGTTGGCGGACTTGCCTCCTGATGAGGATCAGCCGTTCCTGAACGATCTGGGAAGGTTGAAAGACGGACTGATTTTATTATGCGGTCCTACGGGGAGCGGCAAGACGACGGCGATTTGGCGCATTCTTTCCGCTGTCAATGAGGCGAGAAAATGCCATATCATCACCTTGGAAGAACCGATTGAGTATGTACTGCAAAGTAAGGAAACGCTCATTTCGCAACGGGAATTCGGACGGCATTTTTCTTCCTATGAAGACGGTCTCAAGCAATCGCTGCGTCAGGATCCGGATATTATCCTGATCGGAGAAATTCGTGATTTTTTAACTATGGAGGCTGCTTTGCATGCCGCCGAGACGGGACACCTTGTCCTTTCCACGCTTCATACGCGGTCGGCGCCGCAAGCTATCAGCCGTGTCGTCGGCATGAGCCCGGCCGGGCGTCAGGCGGATATTCGCTGCCGTCTTGCCTTAATCTTACAGGCCGTATTGGCGCAACAGGGAAAACAAGAGGAGGAAGGATATCGCATTTTTCGCGAAATTCTTGTGGTCACGCCGGCTGTAAGTCAGCTGATCCGCAGCGGCAAGGAGTATCAGCTTCCGGCTGTCATGCAGACAGGCGCTCAATTCGGCATGCGGACGATGGCGCAGGCGCTGCAACGCGGGAGGCGGCTGTGA
- the bioD gene encoding dethiobiotin synthase, protein MTKGLFVTATGTDVGKTYIAALLSKTLRRGGYACGYYKAAVSGAPQNEDCDADYVNKMAKINDPPEFLLSYRYTHAVSPHLAARWEGNQPEKEVICHDYETAKQRHAYLTVEGSGGIVCPIRHDGSAVYYLTDIISWFRLPSVIVSSSGLGSINSAVLTAHYMRALRLPVKGFILNRYTDTAMERDNAEMIEELTALPVLATVAPDEKTLPRSAGFWAGLYE, encoded by the coding sequence ATGACAAAAGGCCTTTTTGTAACGGCAACAGGCACGGATGTCGGCAAGACCTATATAGCGGCACTCCTCAGTAAAACGCTGCGCCGCGGCGGCTACGCATGCGGCTACTACAAAGCGGCTGTCAGCGGTGCTCCGCAAAACGAAGACTGTGACGCCGACTACGTAAATAAGATGGCAAAAATCAATGATCCACCCGAATTCTTGCTGTCCTATCGCTATACACACGCCGTCTCGCCGCATCTGGCAGCCCGCTGGGAAGGAAACCAGCCGGAAAAAGAAGTGATCTGCCATGATTATGAAACGGCGAAACAGCGTCATGCATACCTTACCGTAGAAGGAAGCGGCGGAATCGTCTGCCCGATCCGCCATGACGGCAGTGCCGTCTATTACCTGACCGATATCATTTCCTGGTTTCGGCTGCCCTCCGTCATTGTCAGTTCATCCGGCTTAGGCAGCATCAACAGCGCCGTTTTAACGGCACATTATATGCGGGCCCTCCGGCTGCCCGTGAAAGGTTTTATCCTTAATCGTTACACCGATACCGCCATGGAAAGGGACAATGCCGAGATGATTGAAGAGCTGACGGCACTGCCCGTTTTGGCCACCGTCGCACCTGATGAAAAAACGCTGCCCCGCAGTGCCGGATTTTGGGCCGGCCTGTATGAATAG
- the bioA gene encoding adenosylmethionine--8-amino-7-oxononanoate transaminase, translated as MNTDIWQEDDKKYIWHPATQMKDAESFAFPVIERGKGPYLYDRAGKEYIDIISSWWCNLLGHCNAEINAAVKKQLDTLEHVIFASFTHRPAISLCRELTPLLPPGLQRYNFCDNGSSAVECALKMAFQYHCQTGHPERQRFMCLAGSYHGETIGALAVGSMDLYARLYRPLLTEAIHIDGLDCYRCPYGEQRDSCNCACIEHAEAAFARYGNVTAALIIEPLLQGAAGMRIYPPAYITKLRRLCDAYGVLLIDDEIAAGFGRTGTYFAIEQSRVSPDILCTSKGLTGGYLPMSLTITTEAVYRAFYDDYETHKAFVHSHTYAGNPLGCTAATTVLRILQRDAVLETASATGTYLHAQLQASLGNHSHIGEIRHIALINALEIVASKDEKKPYPPSRRIGFQIARQAMKRGLLLRPIGDVIYFNPPLNIDRTTLDQAVAICTDAVHAVLGYR; from the coding sequence ATGAATACCGATATCTGGCAAGAAGACGATAAAAAATACATCTGGCATCCGGCAACACAGATGAAGGATGCGGAAAGTTTCGCCTTTCCCGTTATTGAGCGCGGCAAAGGCCCCTATCTGTACGACAGGGCCGGAAAAGAATATATTGATATTATCAGCTCATGGTGGTGCAATCTCCTCGGCCATTGCAATGCAGAAATCAACGCTGCCGTAAAAAAGCAGCTCGACACACTGGAGCACGTGATCTTCGCTTCTTTTACCCATCGTCCGGCCATTTCTCTTTGCCGCGAATTGACGCCGTTATTGCCGCCGGGATTGCAGCGCTACAATTTCTGCGACAACGGCTCGTCCGCCGTTGAATGCGCCCTAAAAATGGCTTTTCAATATCACTGCCAAACGGGGCATCCCGAACGGCAACGATTCATGTGCCTTGCCGGGTCGTATCACGGCGAAACCATCGGCGCACTGGCCGTCGGCAGCATGGATCTCTACGCCCGATTATACCGACCGTTGCTGACCGAAGCGATTCACATCGACGGTCTCGATTGTTATCGCTGCCCTTACGGAGAACAACGTGACAGCTGTAACTGTGCCTGCATCGAACATGCCGAAGCGGCCTTCGCCCGTTACGGAAACGTAACGGCAGCACTGATCATTGAACCGCTACTGCAAGGCGCCGCCGGTATGCGCATATATCCACCGGCCTACATAACGAAGCTCCGCCGTTTGTGCGATGCTTACGGCGTACTCCTCATTGATGACGAAATCGCCGCCGGCTTCGGCCGTACAGGCACATACTTCGCCATCGAACAGAGCCGGGTCAGTCCGGACATCCTCTGTACCTCAAAAGGCTTGACAGGCGGTTATCTGCCCATGTCGCTGACGATTACGACAGAAGCCGTTTACCGCGCCTTTTACGACGATTACGAAACGCATAAGGCTTTTGTCCACAGTCACACCTATGCCGGCAATCCGCTGGGCTGCACGGCGGCAACGACAGTTTTGCGCATCCTGCAGCGAGATGCCGTTCTGGAAACGGCCAGCGCAACGGGAACGTATTTGCACGCGCAACTGCAAGCGTCACTGGGAAATCACAGTCACATCGGCGAAATCCGCCATATCGCGCTGATCAACGCCTTGGAAATTGTCGCTTCCAAAGACGAAAAGAAACCGTATCCCCCATCACGGCGAATCGGTTTTCAAATTGCCCGGCAGGCCATGAAAAGAGGCCTGCTCCTTCGTCCCATTGGCGACGTGATCTATTTCAACCCGCCCTTGAATATCGACCGGACCACGCTGGACCAGGCCGTTGCCATCTGTACGGACGCGGTTCACGCCGTTTTGGGATATCGCTGA